The genomic interval ACAAAACAGCAACCGACGACGAGGACGAGGACGACGACGAGGACGAGATTCAACTGCGGCCTCGTCGCCGTCCGATCCTGTTGTTTACCTCATTCTTCTCTGCGTTCTCTGCGACCTCCGCGGTGAAACTGAAACTACCTCGGATACGCTGCAAACTCCATCTTGATCACGGCGCACTGGCAGATCTTATCGGGGCAGCCCTTGGGCAAGCCGCTGATGACGATCTTCTCGCCTTCCTGCGTGAACTTCAGGGGCTTTTTGGTCGTCAGCAGCGAGCACTTGAGCAGCTTGGTATGCACCTTGTCGATGGTGATGGTGCTCTTACCGGGCCACTTGAACAGCCACAGGTATCCGGTCGTGCCGTGCTTGGTCCACTTGGCGCCGGTGGGGACCGTCAACTGCCCCAGGGCCTCGGCGCGTTCGTTGGTGCCGTAGACGGCTTCGCCGTTGACCTTGAGCCACTTGCCGACGGTGGCCAGGCGCTCGACCTCGATGTCGCGGATCTGGCCGCTATAGGGTTCCGGTCCGCTGTTGAGCAGGACGTTGCCGCCCATGTTGCAGACGGTGGCCAGCAGGTCCAGGATCCCGCGCGGCGTGTAATACTTGCTCTTGGGCGTCGGGTGCCAGGCCCACGTGCCGTTGAACGTCATGCAGCATTCCCAGTCCTGGTCCGGATACGCCGTCGAGGTGATGTGGCCTTCGGAGCAGGTGAAGTCCTGGTACGTCAGCGAGCGGTCGTTGATGATGATGCCCGGCTGATGCTTGCGGACCATGGCGTTGATCTCGGCCGAATCCCACTCGCCGCCGTAGCCCATCGGCGAGGGCTCATCGTACCAGAGGATGCTGACTTCGCCGTACTGCGTCATCAGCTCGCGCAGGAGGCCCTTGGTGTACTTGAGGATCTCCTGGCGGTATTTCTCGTCGGTGCGGGCCTGTTCCTTGATGCCGGTGTGGCGGTCGTTGAGGGCGTAGTAGAAGCCGACCTTGAGCCCGAACTCGCGGCAGGCCTTGACGAACTCGGCCACCAGGTCGCGCTTGGGTCCGTAGTTGACGGCGCAGAACGGGTTGACCTTCGAGTTCCACAGCGGGAATCCGCAGTTGTGCTTGGTCGTCAGGACGGCGTACTTCATCCCGCCGGCGTGGGCGGTCTTGATCCAGTTGCGCACGGCGTCTTTGTCGGGCCTGAGCTTTTCGACGCGCAGGCGGTCGTGGTCCTCGGGCGTGTTGGCCTCGGGGTGCTCTTCGAGCCACTTGTACTGCGGGTCCATCCACTGCGAAAACATGTTGTAGTGGATGAACATGCCGAAACGCGCCTCGCGCCACCATTTCATGCGTGCATCTTTTGCGGCCACATCATTCATAAGTCAACTCCGGTTAGTGAAGGAAAGTAAGGCCGCGCGTAACCTACCCGGCGGCTGCCAACGGTGCAACCGGAAAAACGGGAGAGTCACGTCCGCGAATGTCACGAATGGGCGGAAGGACGGATGGTTCGATAATGGATGGATGGATGGATGGATGGATGGATGGATGGATGGCGCCTGCAAAAGCGGCGGCGCGTTGCCGATCAATGTAATCAGGCACATGTTGTGTGGCATGGGCGTCTCGCCCATGCTCTTGCTGTGTGGCATGGGCGTCTCGCCCATGCTCTTGCCGTGTGGCATGGGCGTCTCGCCCATGCTCTTGCTGTGTGGCATGGGCGTCTCGCCCATGCTCCCCAATCTGACTCTCGCATTCAGGGACACGCACAACGGAGTTGTGCGTGGCACCCATTCGGGCGGTGCCACGCTACTTCGCCAGCGACTTATTGAGCAGCAGGAATCCCAGCTTGCTCTGGGTAATGATCATGCGGCCGTTGTGGATGGCGATGGCGCCGGGCCCCTGCGGCTGCCACATGTCTTCGCCGATGGCGGTCTTGACGACCTTGATGAGCGTCTCCTCGATCTTCTTGCGTTCCTCGGCGTCGCTGACCGGGGCGGTGCCCGGACCGACGTTGAGGTTTTTGGCCAGGGCGATATTGTTGCCCGCCCCGCCCAGGGCGGCGGCGTTGGCGTCGTCACTGGCGTTGGCGTTGGTGCTCATCCGCGGTCCGGTGAAGCTGGGCGTCACGGCCAGCATGTCGCCGATCTGGTAGGTCCTGGTGAAGGTCTCGCGATTGAGCGCCGCGCCGGTCGAGATGGTCACCACGTCCTCGTCGACGATCCAGTAGACCGCGTCGAGCTTGGCCTTGCCGGTCGAAAGCTGCCCCACCAGCAGGTCCAGCGCCTTGGCGACGGTGATGTCGGAGGCATGCATCGTGACGGGGGTCTGCTTGGTGACGCCCGAGGCCTCAAGGGCGTTCCAGTTGACGTCGAAGTTCATCTTGAGTTCCGGGCGGAGGGTCTTGACGACGTCGGCCAGTTCGGCGTTGTCGAAGTTCCAGTCGCGCGGAGCGGGTGCGGGCTTGGCCGCGGCGGCGTCGCGCGGGGCCGCCACGCCGGGCGCCGACCCGCGCAGCAGCAATCCCCGCGTGGTGACGCGGACGGTATCCTTGTCGACATACCACGCCA from Planctomycetaceae bacterium carries:
- a CDS encoding alpha-L-fucosidase, which gives rise to MKWWREARFGMFIHYNMFSQWMDPQYKWLEEHPEANTPEDHDRLRVEKLRPDKDAVRNWIKTAHAGGMKYAVLTTKHNCGFPLWNSKVNPFCAVNYGPKRDLVAEFVKACREFGLKVGFYYALNDRHTGIKEQARTDEKYRQEILKYTKGLLRELMTQYGEVSILWYDEPSPMGYGGEWDSAEINAMVRKHQPGIIINDRSLTYQDFTCSEGHITSTAYPDQDWECCMTFNGTWAWHPTPKSKYYTPRGILDLLATVCNMGGNVLLNSGPEPYSGQIRDIEVERLATVGKWLKVNGEAVYGTNERAEALGQLTVPTGAKWTKHGTTGYLWLFKWPGKSTITIDKVHTKLLKCSLLTTKKPLKFTQEGEKIVISGLPKGCPDKICQCAVIKMEFAAYPR